In Nicotiana tabacum cultivar K326 chromosome 21, ASM71507v2, whole genome shotgun sequence, one DNA window encodes the following:
- the LOC107765970 gene encoding purple acid phosphatase 17-like isoform X2, producing the protein MSAMMGRIGEELNIDFVVSTGDNFYDNGLTGVHDPNFVESFTNIYTAKSLQKQWYSVLGNHDYRGNVEAQLSPCLRKIDRRWLCLRSFIVNAEIAEIFMVDTTPFVQDYFTNPKDHTYDWRGVIPPHTYTANILKDIEKALSESTARWKIVVGHHAIRSVGHHGDTQVLVDRLLPMLRAYNVDFYMNGHDHCLEHISDTESPIQFLTSGAGSKAWRGDVKGLNRADVNFFHDGQGFMSVQLTPTEAEIKYYDVFGRVLHRWNRSKLLHSAI; encoded by the exons ATGTCTGCTATG ATGGGAAGAATCGGAGAGGAGCTAAACATTGATTTTGTAGTATCAACTGGTGATAATTTCTATGATAACGGATTGACAGGGGTGCACGATCCAAATTTTGTAGAGTCATTTACTAATATATATACAGCAAAGAGCTTACAGAAACAATGGTATAGTG TATTAGGCAATCATGATTACAGAGGAAATGTAGAAGCGCAACTCAGTCCTTGCCTTAGGAAAATTGATAGAAGATGGCTTTGTTTAAGGTCTTTCATAGTTAATGCAG AAATTGCTGAAATATTCATGGTGGATACAACTCCATTCGTACAAGATTATTTCACGAATCCTAAGGATCATACCTATGATTGGCGAGGTGTGATCCCTCCACACACATACACTGCAAACATATTAAAA GATATTGAAAAAGCATTGAGTGAATCGACGGCAAGATGGAAAATAGTAGTAGGTCATCACGCCATTAGAAGTGTTGGGCATCATGGCGACACTCAAGTACTTGTGGATCGCCTTCTTCCTATGCTTAGG GCATACAATGTTGATTTTTACATGAATGGACACGACCACTGCCTTGAACATATTAGCGACACCGAAAG TCCTATTCAATTTTTAACAAGTGGGGCAGGGTCAAAGGCATGGAGAGGAGATGTGAAAGGATTAAATAGAGCAGACGTGAACTTTTTCCATGATGGACAAGGTTTCATGTCGGTACAGTTAACACCAACAGAGGCTGAGATCAAGTACTATGATGTTTTTGGTAGAGTGCTACATAGATGGAATAGGTCCAAGTTGCTTCACTCAGCTATTTAG
- the LOC107765970 gene encoding purple acid phosphatase 17-like isoform X1, which translates to MVKFSKNSMVLCFWLVIVFVISCTNAVRLKKFDHPTKGDGTLNFLVLGDWGRKGTFNQSHVAHKMGRIGEELNIDFVVSTGDNFYDNGLTGVHDPNFVESFTNIYTAKSLQKQWYSVLGNHDYRGNVEAQLSPCLRKIDRRWLCLRSFIVNAEIAEIFMVDTTPFVQDYFTNPKDHTYDWRGVIPPHTYTANILKDIEKALSESTARWKIVVGHHAIRSVGHHGDTQVLVDRLLPMLRAYNVDFYMNGHDHCLEHISDTESPIQFLTSGAGSKAWRGDVKGLNRADVNFFHDGQGFMSVQLTPTEAEIKYYDVFGRVLHRWNRSKLLHSAI; encoded by the exons ATGGTTAAGTTTTCCAAGAATTCCATGGTTCTGTGCTTTTGGTTAGTCATTGTTTTTGTAATCTCTTGTACAAATGCTGTTAGGCTTAAGAAATTTGATCACCCCACTAAAGGTGATGGCACTCTTAACTTCTTGGTTCTTGGTGACTGGGGAAGAAAGGGTACCTTTAATCAATCTCACGTAGCTCACAAG ATGGGAAGAATCGGAGAGGAGCTAAACATTGATTTTGTAGTATCAACTGGTGATAATTTCTATGATAACGGATTGACAGGGGTGCACGATCCAAATTTTGTAGAGTCATTTACTAATATATATACAGCAAAGAGCTTACAGAAACAATGGTATAGTG TATTAGGCAATCATGATTACAGAGGAAATGTAGAAGCGCAACTCAGTCCTTGCCTTAGGAAAATTGATAGAAGATGGCTTTGTTTAAGGTCTTTCATAGTTAATGCAG AAATTGCTGAAATATTCATGGTGGATACAACTCCATTCGTACAAGATTATTTCACGAATCCTAAGGATCATACCTATGATTGGCGAGGTGTGATCCCTCCACACACATACACTGCAAACATATTAAAA GATATTGAAAAAGCATTGAGTGAATCGACGGCAAGATGGAAAATAGTAGTAGGTCATCACGCCATTAGAAGTGTTGGGCATCATGGCGACACTCAAGTACTTGTGGATCGCCTTCTTCCTATGCTTAGG GCATACAATGTTGATTTTTACATGAATGGACACGACCACTGCCTTGAACATATTAGCGACACCGAAAG TCCTATTCAATTTTTAACAAGTGGGGCAGGGTCAAAGGCATGGAGAGGAGATGTGAAAGGATTAAATAGAGCAGACGTGAACTTTTTCCATGATGGACAAGGTTTCATGTCGGTACAGTTAACACCAACAGAGGCTGAGATCAAGTACTATGATGTTTTTGGTAGAGTGCTACATAGATGGAATAGGTCCAAGTTGCTTCACTCAGCTATTTAG